Within Mongoliitalea daihaiensis, the genomic segment CGAACAAACAGATCAACCACTTACCCTTCACGAGTTGATCTTCCTGATCGAAACCATGGACGTGGATATGGAAACTGCTCAAGGAAATGCAGCCTTGACCATCGGGGGAGTTCCTGTAGCAGAGAGCCCGCTCTACCCACAGTTAGAAGCGTACTTTGCTGAAAAAAGAAAATTATTCGGGCTGGATTAAAAGTCCAGCATACTGGAAAATCGGAAATTCAAACTGTG encodes:
- a CDS encoding UDP-glucuronosyltransferase, producing MIDFNYRPETYFNGTGPNTLICKLSYPESTWGDEISIFANALDGVYYLEAVDFYGNEFKLNPEQTDQPLTLHELIFLIETMDVDMETAQGNAALTIGGVPVAESPLYPQLEAYFAEKRKLFGLD